One part of the Egibacteraceae bacterium genome encodes these proteins:
- a CDS encoding ComEA family DNA-binding protein, producing MGTLTDPHDDAAFAERLRRGLAGLGCSPAELAGLVVLVAGAVAALVLLWVLARPGAAEPEAPAVPDGLAFADEELVVHVAGAVAAPGLYRLPGGARVADALEKAGGPLPDALLDALNLARPLTDGEQLLVPGPAPAGQGDAPAEPAAAAASPWRPDGRLDLNRATPADLEQLPGIGPVLAERIAAHRDQAGGFTAVGDLRDVPGIGEKKFQAVAELVAV from the coding sequence ATGGGCACGCTGACCGACCCGCACGACGACGCGGCCTTCGCTGAGCGCCTGCGGCGGGGGCTCGCGGGGCTCGGCTGCTCGCCCGCCGAGCTCGCGGGTCTCGTCGTGCTCGTCGCCGGCGCCGTCGCGGCGCTCGTGCTGCTCTGGGTGCTCGCGCGGCCGGGGGCCGCCGAGCCGGAGGCGCCGGCCGTGCCCGATGGCCTTGCGTTCGCCGACGAGGAGCTCGTCGTGCACGTCGCGGGTGCGGTCGCCGCCCCGGGTTTGTACCGCCTGCCCGGCGGGGCGCGGGTGGCCGACGCACTCGAGAAGGCCGGCGGCCCCCTGCCCGATGCGCTGCTCGACGCGCTCAACCTCGCTCGTCCGCTGACCGACGGCGAGCAGCTGCTTGTGCCCGGACCCGCACCGGCCGGCCAGGGCGACGCCCCGGCCGAGCCCGCGGCCGCGGCGGCGTCGCCGTGGCGGCCCGACGGTCGACTCGACCTCAACCGTGCGACGCCCGCCGACCTCGAGCAGCTTCCGGGCATCGGCCCGGTCCTCGCCGAGCGCATCGCCGCGCACCGCGACCAGGCCGGCGGCTTCACCGCAGTCGGCGACCTCCGCGACGTGCCCGGGATCGGGGAGAAGAAGTTCCAGGCCGTCGCCGAGCTCGTGGCCGTGTGA
- the leuS gene encoding leucine--tRNA ligase translates to MATGYDPHEIEPRWQEVWECDGQNVADDASDKPPFYALHMFPYPSGDLHMGHVEAFSLADAVARYQRLRGFEVMNPIGWDSFGLNAENAAIRRGIDPKQWTYDNIETQAATMRRLGLSWDWSRRLHTSDPEYYRWTQWIFLQLLEAGWAYRKDANVNWCPSCKTVLANEQVGDGRCEYCDTEVTKKALRQWFLKITDFAQRLLDDMAELADTWPQRVLALQRNWIGRSEGAEVVFHISETGEDIVVFTTRPDTLFGATFFVVAPEHPRARAWAEIGGTGEAFAAFHDRVLRKSEIERQSTDADKEGIALGVHAVNPVNGDLLPIYAADYVLLEYGTGAIMAVPAHDQRDLDFARAYDLPVRVVVQVEGADLDEATMTEAAPGDGVVVHSPGYDGLPWPEAKRTITDDLAAKGLGRQAVNFRLRDWLVSRQRFWGCPIPVVHCPTCDVVPVPASELPVRLPDPSEVEFRPTGESPLATHPTWGKVACPRCGGEARRETDTMDTFVDSSWYFLRYCSPDRDDVPFDRDAVHRWMPVDQYTGGIEHAILHLLYARFFTKALHDLGHLGFVEPFTRLKSQGMVLHGGSAMSKSRGNVVEPKTVYAEYGADTLRATMLFAGPIEDDVDWADVSPAGLFRWLSRLVRLVDEVVAPEGSNGSGSDGSGSDGSGELALRRATHKTIAAVTEDYEAFKYNTAIAKLMTLANQVSAAFRDAGVRGPAVTEALEAIQVMLSPIAPHVTEELWHRLGHADSVHAQSWPRYAPHLVVEDSKRIPVQVDGKLRDTTELPAGASQADAVGAARGLANVARHLEGREVVKVVWVPDRMLNFVTRAAS, encoded by the coding sequence GTGGCCACCGGTTACGACCCCCACGAGATCGAACCGCGCTGGCAGGAGGTCTGGGAGTGCGACGGCCAGAACGTCGCCGACGACGCGAGCGACAAGCCCCCCTTCTACGCCCTGCACATGTTCCCCTACCCGTCCGGGGACCTGCACATGGGCCACGTCGAGGCGTTCAGCCTCGCCGACGCCGTCGCGCGCTACCAGCGGCTGCGTGGCTTCGAGGTCATGAACCCGATCGGCTGGGACTCGTTCGGGCTGAACGCGGAGAACGCCGCCATCCGCCGGGGCATCGACCCCAAGCAGTGGACGTACGACAACATCGAGACACAGGCCGCGACGATGCGCCGCCTCGGGCTTTCCTGGGACTGGTCGCGCCGGCTGCACACGAGCGACCCCGAGTACTACCGCTGGACGCAGTGGATCTTCCTCCAGCTGCTCGAGGCGGGCTGGGCCTACCGCAAGGACGCGAACGTCAACTGGTGCCCGTCGTGCAAGACCGTGCTCGCCAACGAGCAGGTGGGCGACGGCAGGTGCGAGTACTGCGACACGGAGGTGACGAAGAAGGCGCTGCGGCAGTGGTTCCTCAAGATCACCGACTTCGCGCAGCGCCTGCTCGACGACATGGCCGAGCTCGCTGACACGTGGCCGCAGCGGGTGCTCGCCCTGCAGCGCAACTGGATCGGCCGCAGCGAGGGCGCGGAGGTCGTCTTCCACATCTCCGAGACCGGCGAGGACATCGTCGTGTTCACGACGCGGCCCGACACGCTGTTCGGGGCGACGTTCTTCGTCGTCGCTCCCGAGCACCCGCGGGCGCGCGCGTGGGCCGAGATCGGCGGCACCGGCGAGGCCTTCGCGGCCTTCCACGACCGGGTCCTGCGCAAGAGCGAGATCGAGCGGCAGTCGACCGACGCGGACAAGGAAGGCATCGCCCTCGGCGTCCACGCCGTGAACCCGGTCAACGGTGACCTGCTGCCCATCTACGCCGCCGACTACGTCCTCCTCGAGTACGGCACCGGAGCGATCATGGCGGTGCCCGCCCACGACCAGCGCGACCTCGACTTCGCGCGGGCCTACGACCTGCCCGTACGTGTGGTCGTGCAGGTCGAGGGCGCGGACCTCGACGAGGCGACGATGACGGAGGCCGCCCCCGGCGACGGGGTCGTTGTGCACTCGCCCGGCTATGACGGGCTGCCCTGGCCCGAGGCCAAGCGCACGATCACCGACGACCTCGCCGCGAAGGGCCTCGGCCGCCAAGCCGTCAACTTCCGGCTGCGCGACTGGCTCGTCTCCCGTCAGCGCTTCTGGGGCTGCCCGATCCCGGTGGTGCACTGCCCGACGTGCGATGTCGTGCCCGTGCCCGCGTCCGAGTTGCCGGTCCGGCTGCCCGACCCGAGCGAGGTCGAGTTCCGTCCCACCGGGGAGTCCCCACTCGCCACCCACCCGACGTGGGGCAAGGTCGCCTGCCCCCGCTGCGGCGGCGAGGCGCGGCGCGAGACCGACACGATGGACACGTTCGTCGACTCGTCGTGGTACTTCCTGCGCTACTGCTCGCCCGACCGCGACGACGTGCCGTTCGACCGCGACGCGGTGCACCGCTGGATGCCCGTCGACCAGTACACGGGCGGCATCGAGCATGCGATCCTCCACCTGCTCTACGCCCGGTTCTTCACCAAGGCCCTCCACGACCTCGGCCACCTCGGCTTCGTCGAGCCGTTCACACGACTGAAGTCCCAGGGCATGGTGCTCCACGGCGGGTCGGCGATGAGCAAGAGCCGCGGCAACGTGGTCGAGCCGAAGACCGTCTACGCCGAGTACGGGGCGGACACGCTGCGCGCGACGATGCTGTTCGCCGGACCGATCGAGGACGACGTCGACTGGGCGGACGTGTCGCCCGCCGGGCTGTTCCGCTGGTTGTCGCGCCTCGTGCGCCTCGTCGACGAGGTCGTGGCGCCGGAGGGGTCGAACGGATCCGGGTCGGACGGCTCGGGGTCGGACGGCTCCGGGGAGCTCGCGCTGCGGCGGGCGACGCACAAGACGATCGCCGCCGTGACCGAGGACTACGAGGCGTTCAAGTACAACACCGCCATAGCGAAGCTCATGACGCTCGCGAACCAGGTCTCGGCCGCCTTCCGCGACGCCGGCGTGCGGGGTCCTGCGGTGACCGAGGCGCTGGAGGCCATCCAGGTGATGCTCTCACCGATCGCCCCGCACGTGACCGAGGAGCTGTGGCACCGCCTGGGTCACGCGGACTCCGTGCACGCCCAGAGCTGGCCGAGGTACGCGCCGCACCTCGTCGTCGAGGACAGCAAGCGCATCCCCGTCCAGGTCGACGGCAAGCTGCGTGACACGACCGAGCTGCCCGCGGGCGCGTCCCAGGCCGACGCCGTCGGCGCCGCGCGAGGCCTGGCGAACGTCGCGCGCCACCTCGAGGGCCGCGAGGTGGTGAAGGTCGTCTGGGTGCCCGACCGCATGCTGAACTTCGTGACGAGGGCCGCCTCCTAG
- a CDS encoding phosphatase PAP2 family protein, with protein MWLLAGFLALTAVGAATAVVVTGAAPVWANGVPVDGAASLESLDLTPQTETLAPDEVAVDAAVASWLAQRRRGWLLGAATFAAHAAKIWVTAPIVVVVGVVVWRRTGRVSALWLPALALVGGLALSVAVKFLVFRPRPPAEVAAVDAFGPSYPSGHVIRAAAVYGALAWLVAVTTTRRRRQAAAWGVAAALVAVVAAARVYEGAHWVTDVLASLLLGVGWLVVILGASGVLRRPR; from the coding sequence GTGTGGCTCCTGGCCGGCTTCCTCGCCCTGACGGCGGTCGGCGCCGCGACGGCCGTCGTCGTCACGGGGGCAGCACCCGTATGGGCGAACGGTGTGCCCGTCGACGGCGCCGCGTCGCTCGAGTCGCTGGACCTGACCCCTCAGACGGAGACGCTCGCGCCCGACGAGGTGGCGGTCGACGCCGCGGTCGCCTCGTGGCTGGCCCAGCGGCGGCGCGGCTGGTTGCTCGGCGCCGCCACGTTCGCCGCGCACGCCGCGAAGATCTGGGTGACGGCCCCGATCGTCGTCGTCGTCGGGGTGGTGGTGTGGCGCCGGACGGGCAGGGTGAGCGCGCTGTGGCTGCCCGCGCTCGCCCTCGTCGGCGGCCTCGCGCTGTCCGTGGCGGTCAAGTTCCTCGTGTTCCGGCCCCGCCCGCCGGCTGAGGTGGCGGCGGTCGACGCGTTCGGGCCCTCCTACCCTTCGGGGCACGTCATCCGCGCTGCCGCCGTGTACGGGGCGCTCGCCTGGCTGGTCGCCGTCACGACGACGCGGCGGCGGCGGCAGGCGGCCGCGTGGGGAGTCGCCGCGGCGCTCGTCGCCGTGGTCGCGGCCGCCCGGGTGTACGAGGGGGCCCACTGGGTCACCGACGTCCTCGCCAGCCTGCTCCTCGGCGTCGGATGGCTCGTCGTGATACTCGGCGCGAGTGGCGTCCTGCGAAGGCCGCGCTAG
- a CDS encoding phosphatase PAP2 family protein — protein sequence MPMLLSPRPGSRAHRAVAGLLTGLAGLIVVGCAAAVLGRSVVPGLAASGLDAEVTAFLVDNRRPWLTAVSRAASAMADLQVVALLVLALGVAGGLRARRWNLLWVPAVAGGGALVISAVVKLVTARARPPLSAAIVDAYGLAFPSGHALRAVAVFGALAFVAAAATKRPAARVLPWGCAGALVAAVGFARVYLGAHWVTDVLAGYALGAAWLALVLVATGTAVRVRPSPQPPAPVRDLDALGDAGRPRRRVGRARER from the coding sequence ATGCCGATGCTGCTGTCCCCACGGCCCGGGTCCCGGGCGCACCGTGCGGTGGCTGGGCTGCTCACCGGCCTGGCGGGGCTCATCGTGGTCGGCTGCGCGGCGGCGGTACTCGGTCGGTCCGTCGTGCCCGGGCTGGCGGCGAGCGGGCTCGACGCCGAGGTCACCGCCTTCCTCGTCGACAACCGCCGTCCCTGGTTGACCGCCGTGAGCCGTGCCGCGTCGGCCATGGCCGACCTGCAGGTGGTGGCCCTGCTCGTACTCGCGCTCGGCGTCGCCGGCGGGTTGCGCGCCCGGCGCTGGAACCTGCTGTGGGTGCCCGCCGTCGCGGGCGGCGGCGCGCTCGTGATCTCGGCGGTCGTGAAGCTCGTCACGGCGCGCGCCCGTCCTCCCCTGTCCGCCGCCATCGTCGACGCCTACGGGCTGGCCTTCCCCTCGGGCCACGCCCTGCGTGCCGTCGCGGTCTTCGGCGCGCTCGCCTTCGTCGCCGCCGCCGCAACGAAGCGCCCCGCCGCTCGGGTGCTCCCCTGGGGCTGCGCAGGCGCGCTCGTGGCCGCCGTCGGCTTCGCCCGGGTCTACCTCGGCGCGCACTGGGTGACCGACGTCCTCGCGGGGTACGCGCTCGGCGCGGCGTGGCTCGCTCTGGTGCTCGTCGCCACGGGGACGGCAGTGAGGGTGCGCCCTTCCCCGCAGCCGCCCGCCCCGGTTCGCGACCTCGACGCGTTGGGTGACGCAGGCCGCCCGCGCCGCAGGGTCGGGCGGGCCCGTGAGAGGTGA
- a CDS encoding histidine phosphatase family protein produces MLVRHGESEWNAAGILQGHGGPGLTARGRAQATATARALARFHAGATAIVRSDLVRVAETAAATEEILPALPVRIDERLRELDVGAWTGRSRTEVATTDADTFSAWARGEDVAAGGGETFAALRARVVAALDDVVARARRDATDRIATVLVFTHGGPIRVAVAAGLGLPAGGHRGLESVGNCAVSLLDAPTAAALARGMALLAAYNRTGHLLWGTPG; encoded by the coding sequence GGGACTGACCGCCCGCGGGCGGGCGCAGGCCACCGCCACCGCCCGGGCGCTGGCGCGCTTCCATGCGGGGGCGACCGCGATCGTGCGCAGCGACCTCGTCCGCGTCGCCGAGACCGCCGCGGCAACCGAGGAGATCCTGCCGGCGCTGCCCGTGCGCATCGACGAGCGCCTGCGCGAGCTCGACGTGGGCGCGTGGACGGGCCGGTCCCGCACGGAGGTCGCGACCACGGACGCCGACACCTTCTCGGCCTGGGCACGCGGTGAGGACGTCGCCGCCGGCGGCGGCGAGACGTTCGCCGCCCTGCGCGCGCGCGTGGTCGCGGCACTCGACGACGTGGTCGCGCGGGCGCGGCGGGACGCCACCGACCGCATCGCGACCGTGCTCGTGTTCACCCACGGCGGCCCGATCCGGGTGGCGGTCGCCGCCGGTCTGGGCCTGCCCGCCGGAGGCCACCGTGGACTCGAGTCCGTGGGCAACTGCGCGGTCAGCCTGCTCGACGCGCCGACGGCCGCGGCCCTTGCGCGTGGGATGGCGCTGCTCGCCGCCTACAACCGCACCGGGCACCTCCTGTGGGGCACGCCCGGCTAG